One window of the Sparus aurata chromosome 17, fSpaAur1.1, whole genome shotgun sequence genome contains the following:
- the sim1a gene encoding single-minded homolog 1-A isoform X1, whose protein sequence is MKEKSKNAARTRREKENSEFYELAKLLPLPSAITSQLDKASIIRLTTSYLKMRIVFPEGLGESWGHVSRSTSLDGVSQELGSHLLQTLDGFIFVVAPDGKIMYISETASVHLGLSQVELTGNSIYEYIHPADHDEMTAVLTAHQPYHSHFVHEYEMERSFFLRMKCVLAKRNAGLTCGGYKVIHCSGYLKIRQYSLDMSPFDGCYQNVGLVAVGHSLPPSAVTEIKLHSNMFMFRASLDMKLIFLDSRVAELTGYEPQDLIEKTLYHHVHSCDSFHLRCAHHLCELVLVKGQVTTKYYRFLAKHGGWVWVQSYATIVHNSRSSRPHCIVSVNYVLTETEYKGLQLSLDQATSKASFPYSSSSTTSSLTENCRTPKSRVSRPKTKARLSPYTQYPNFQTERSESDQDSPWGSSPLTDSASPHLLEHTEGLDASCVYRQFTDPRMLCHSLSEEQHHTTNDGYSHLHTHGQGQSCERSRCEAGRYFLGAPPSGRDAWWGPARSILPLSKNSLENQEGHNSSMPHITAIHSYHGRGHWDEDSVVSSPDGGSASDSGDRYQADHYRCSPHEPSKIETLIRATQQMIKEEECRLQLRRGPPDAPMGPANGLPKGPGPCFTPEYTQGPLPLQTVVCRGLSQVISPAPSPAPLSRLSSPGSEHLHKPKDYLQTDLSPLSLPLHHPFGRPGPCSTSPTPAPALYPSHAHPRPYLDKHTAFSLTGYTLEHLYDPESLRGYCTSASTGPTHYDMTPHLLIPAEQTPGHKGTSVIITNGS, encoded by the exons GCCTTGGGGAGTCCTGGGGTCATGTGAGCCGCAGCACGTCTCTGGATGGAGTCAGTCAGGAACTAGGCTCCCATCTCTTACAG acaTTAGATGGCTTCATTTTTGTGGTGGCTCCAGACGGGAAAATAATGTATATATCAGAAACAGCATCCGTCCACTTGGGCCTGTCGCAG GTAGAATTAACGGGAAACAGTATTTATGAATACATCCATCCAGCAGACCACGATGAAATGACAGCCGTCCTCACAGCACACCAGCCTTACCATTCACACTTTGTTCATG AATATGAGATGGAACGCTCTTTCTTTCTGAGAATGAAATGTGTCCTCGCTAAAAGAAATGCTGGTCTTACCTGTGGCGGCTACAAG GTGATCCACTGCAGTGGCTACCTGAAGATCCGTCAGTACAGCCTGGACATGTCTCCGTTTGACGGCTGCTATCAGAACGTGGGACTGGTGGCTGTCGGCCATTCATTGCCGCCCAGCGCTGTTACTGAGATCAAACTGCACAGcaacatgttcatgttcagGGCCAGCCTGGACATGAAGCTCATCTTCCTCGACTCACG ggttgcAGAGCTGACAGGCTACGAGCCTCAGGATCTGATAGAGAAGACACTCTACCATCACGTCCACAGCTGTGACTCTTTCCACCTGCGCTGTGCTCATCACTTGTGTGAGTTAg TGCTGGTGAAAGGTCAGGTCACAACTAAGTACTACCGTTTCTTGGCCAAGCATGGCGGCTGGGTCTGGGTCCAGAGTTATGCAACCATTGTCCACAACAGCCGATCATCCCGACCTCACTGCATTGTCAGTGTCAACTATGTTCTCAC GGAGACAGAGTATAAAggcctccagctctctctggaCCAGGCCACATCCAAGGCCTCTTTCccatacagcagcagcagcaccaccagcagcctcACAGAGAACTGCAGAACTCCCAAGAGCAGAGTATCCCGACCCAAGACCAAAGCTAGACTCTCTCCGTACACACAG TATCCTAACTTCCAGACGGAGCGGTCAGAATCTGACCAGGACAGTCCGTGGGGCAGCAGCCCCCTCACTGACTCAGCTTCCCCTCATCTACTGGAGCACACTGAAGGCCTTGATGCCTCCTGTGTCTACAGGCAATTCACTGATCCTCGCATGCTCTGCCACAGCTTGTCCGAAGAACAGCATCACACCACCAATGATGGCTActcacaccttcacacacacggTCAAGGTCAAAGTTGTGAACGGAGTCGATGTGAGGCGGGACGATATTTTCTCGGAGCGCCACCATCTGGCAGGGATGCGTGGTGGGGTCCTGCCAGGTCCATCTTACCGTTAAGCAAGAACTCCTTGGAGAACCAAGAGGGACATAACAGCAGCATGCCACACATCACAGCCATCCACAGCTACCATG GCCGGGGCCACTGGGATGAGGACAGCGTAGTCAGCTCCCCAGATGGAGGCTCGGCAAGTGACTCAGGGGATCGGTATCAAGCTGACCACTACCGCTGCAGCCCACATGAACCCAGCAAGATAGAAACACTGATCCGAGCCACACAACAGATGatcaaggaagaagaatgcCGACTTCAGCTGCGCAGGGGCCCTCCAGATGCCCCAATGGGACCAGCTAACGGGCTGCCAAAGGGCCCTGGTCCATGCTTCACCCCCGAATATACTCAAGGGCCACTGCCTCTCCAGACTGTGGTGTGTCGAGGTTTGAGTCAGGTGATCAGCCCTGCGCCTAGTCCTGCCCCCCTATCCAGGCTCAGCAGCCCAGGGTCTGAGCACCTCCACAAGCCCAAAGACTACCTCCAGACAGATCTTTCTCCACTTTCTTTGCCATTACACCACCCATTTGGTCGGCCGGGCCCGTGCTCGACTTCCCCCACCCCGGCCCCAGCCCTCTACCCCTCTCATGCCCACCCACGGCCCTACTTGGACAAACATACAGCCTTCTCTCTGACAGGCTACACTCTGGAGCACCTATATGACCCAGAGAGCCTCCGGGGCTACTGCACATCCGCCAGCACAGGCCCCACGCACTACGATATGACCCCTCACCTCCTTATACCGGCAGAGCAGACACCCGGACACAAAGGCACCTCTGTCATTATCACCAATGGCAGCTAA
- the sim1a gene encoding single-minded homolog 1-A isoform X2 — protein MKEKSKNAARTRREKENSEFYELAKLLPLPSAITSQLDKASIIRLTTSYLKMRIVFPEGLGESWGHVSRSTSLDGVSQELGSHLLQTLDGFIFVVAPDGKIMYISETASVHLGLSQVELTGNSIYEYIHPADHDEMTAVLTAHQPYHSHFVHEYEMERSFFLRMKCVLAKRNAGLTCGGYKVIHCSGYLKIRQYSLDMSPFDGCYQNVGLVAVGHSLPPSAVTEIKLHSNMFMFRASLDMKLIFLDSRVAELTGYEPQDLIEKTLYHHVHSCDSFHLRCAHHLLLVKGQVTTKYYRFLAKHGGWVWVQSYATIVHNSRSSRPHCIVSVNYVLTETEYKGLQLSLDQATSKASFPYSSSSTTSSLTENCRTPKSRVSRPKTKARLSPYTQYPNFQTERSESDQDSPWGSSPLTDSASPHLLEHTEGLDASCVYRQFTDPRMLCHSLSEEQHHTTNDGYSHLHTHGQGQSCERSRCEAGRYFLGAPPSGRDAWWGPARSILPLSKNSLENQEGHNSSMPHITAIHSYHGRGHWDEDSVVSSPDGGSASDSGDRYQADHYRCSPHEPSKIETLIRATQQMIKEEECRLQLRRGPPDAPMGPANGLPKGPGPCFTPEYTQGPLPLQTVVCRGLSQVISPAPSPAPLSRLSSPGSEHLHKPKDYLQTDLSPLSLPLHHPFGRPGPCSTSPTPAPALYPSHAHPRPYLDKHTAFSLTGYTLEHLYDPESLRGYCTSASTGPTHYDMTPHLLIPAEQTPGHKGTSVIITNGS, from the exons GCCTTGGGGAGTCCTGGGGTCATGTGAGCCGCAGCACGTCTCTGGATGGAGTCAGTCAGGAACTAGGCTCCCATCTCTTACAG acaTTAGATGGCTTCATTTTTGTGGTGGCTCCAGACGGGAAAATAATGTATATATCAGAAACAGCATCCGTCCACTTGGGCCTGTCGCAG GTAGAATTAACGGGAAACAGTATTTATGAATACATCCATCCAGCAGACCACGATGAAATGACAGCCGTCCTCACAGCACACCAGCCTTACCATTCACACTTTGTTCATG AATATGAGATGGAACGCTCTTTCTTTCTGAGAATGAAATGTGTCCTCGCTAAAAGAAATGCTGGTCTTACCTGTGGCGGCTACAAG GTGATCCACTGCAGTGGCTACCTGAAGATCCGTCAGTACAGCCTGGACATGTCTCCGTTTGACGGCTGCTATCAGAACGTGGGACTGGTGGCTGTCGGCCATTCATTGCCGCCCAGCGCTGTTACTGAGATCAAACTGCACAGcaacatgttcatgttcagGGCCAGCCTGGACATGAAGCTCATCTTCCTCGACTCACG ggttgcAGAGCTGACAGGCTACGAGCCTCAGGATCTGATAGAGAAGACACTCTACCATCACGTCCACAGCTGTGACTCTTTCCACCTGCGCTGTGCTCATCACTTGT TGCTGGTGAAAGGTCAGGTCACAACTAAGTACTACCGTTTCTTGGCCAAGCATGGCGGCTGGGTCTGGGTCCAGAGTTATGCAACCATTGTCCACAACAGCCGATCATCCCGACCTCACTGCATTGTCAGTGTCAACTATGTTCTCAC GGAGACAGAGTATAAAggcctccagctctctctggaCCAGGCCACATCCAAGGCCTCTTTCccatacagcagcagcagcaccaccagcagcctcACAGAGAACTGCAGAACTCCCAAGAGCAGAGTATCCCGACCCAAGACCAAAGCTAGACTCTCTCCGTACACACAG TATCCTAACTTCCAGACGGAGCGGTCAGAATCTGACCAGGACAGTCCGTGGGGCAGCAGCCCCCTCACTGACTCAGCTTCCCCTCATCTACTGGAGCACACTGAAGGCCTTGATGCCTCCTGTGTCTACAGGCAATTCACTGATCCTCGCATGCTCTGCCACAGCTTGTCCGAAGAACAGCATCACACCACCAATGATGGCTActcacaccttcacacacacggTCAAGGTCAAAGTTGTGAACGGAGTCGATGTGAGGCGGGACGATATTTTCTCGGAGCGCCACCATCTGGCAGGGATGCGTGGTGGGGTCCTGCCAGGTCCATCTTACCGTTAAGCAAGAACTCCTTGGAGAACCAAGAGGGACATAACAGCAGCATGCCACACATCACAGCCATCCACAGCTACCATG GCCGGGGCCACTGGGATGAGGACAGCGTAGTCAGCTCCCCAGATGGAGGCTCGGCAAGTGACTCAGGGGATCGGTATCAAGCTGACCACTACCGCTGCAGCCCACATGAACCCAGCAAGATAGAAACACTGATCCGAGCCACACAACAGATGatcaaggaagaagaatgcCGACTTCAGCTGCGCAGGGGCCCTCCAGATGCCCCAATGGGACCAGCTAACGGGCTGCCAAAGGGCCCTGGTCCATGCTTCACCCCCGAATATACTCAAGGGCCACTGCCTCTCCAGACTGTGGTGTGTCGAGGTTTGAGTCAGGTGATCAGCCCTGCGCCTAGTCCTGCCCCCCTATCCAGGCTCAGCAGCCCAGGGTCTGAGCACCTCCACAAGCCCAAAGACTACCTCCAGACAGATCTTTCTCCACTTTCTTTGCCATTACACCACCCATTTGGTCGGCCGGGCCCGTGCTCGACTTCCCCCACCCCGGCCCCAGCCCTCTACCCCTCTCATGCCCACCCACGGCCCTACTTGGACAAACATACAGCCTTCTCTCTGACAGGCTACACTCTGGAGCACCTATATGACCCAGAGAGCCTCCGGGGCTACTGCACATCCGCCAGCACAGGCCCCACGCACTACGATATGACCCCTCACCTCCTTATACCGGCAGAGCAGACACCCGGACACAAAGGCACCTCTGTCATTATCACCAATGGCAGCTAA